From the genome of Geoglobus ahangari, one region includes:
- the truA gene encoding tRNA pseudouridine(38-40) synthase TruA: protein MLRVAFKLAYFGWNYHGSQYQPHVPTVDGELFRAFERMGINARERRYRTAGRTDAGVSALGNVFALDLDTFDPWMVRVLNSHLPEDITVWAYRVVDDDFDPRRNAVSRLYQYVMLDEGYDVETMDEAARMLVGKHDFSGFAKNCRPCVREIYVSKVEKDGELLIYTVEGNAFAWNMVRKIVTALKIAGREKSPEIVERVLSGEQIPLTPASPYGLILKDVRYSFDFEVEEKGLATLRERIAENFRKFAQLYGVFRILSDF from the coding sequence GTGCTGAGGGTAGCTTTCAAGCTCGCGTACTTCGGCTGGAACTACCACGGCAGCCAGTACCAACCTCACGTGCCTACGGTTGACGGAGAGCTGTTCAGGGCGTTTGAGAGGATGGGCATAAACGCGAGGGAGAGGAGGTACAGGACTGCCGGCAGGACCGATGCGGGAGTGAGCGCGCTGGGTAACGTGTTTGCCCTCGATCTGGACACATTCGATCCATGGATGGTGAGGGTTCTGAACTCTCACCTGCCAGAGGACATCACGGTCTGGGCTTACAGGGTCGTGGACGATGACTTCGATCCGAGGAGGAACGCGGTGTCAAGGCTCTACCAGTACGTCATGCTCGACGAGGGGTATGATGTTGAGACGATGGACGAGGCTGCGAGGATGCTTGTGGGGAAGCACGACTTCTCGGGATTCGCGAAGAACTGCAGGCCGTGTGTGAGGGAGATCTACGTCTCAAAGGTGGAAAAGGATGGAGAGCTGCTGATCTACACAGTTGAGGGGAACGCGTTTGCCTGGAACATGGTGAGGAAGATTGTCACGGCCCTGAAGATCGCGGGGCGTGAGAAGAGCCCCGAGATTGTGGAGAGGGTTCTGTCAGGTGAGCAGATCCCCCTCACTCCCGCAAGCCCCTACGGCCTCATTTTAAAAGACGTCAGATACAGTTTCGACTTTGAGGTTGAGGAGAAGGGGCTTGCGACGCTAAGGGAAAGGATCGCGGAAAACTTCAGGAAATTTGCCCAGCTTTACGGAGTGTTCAGGATTCTTTCAGATTTCTGA
- a CDS encoding carbon-nitrogen hydrolase family protein, with protein MKLRLSAVQCRVGTEKAFESAVRLISQSDSDVYLLPEYFSYPVGDMSISTSRKTLEWLESVSRELSTAVAGNVIVKRENGLYNTLHVYHDGELIATQDKLHPTRSERELGIKCGRKLEVFEIYGVRFAGLICADILYPELCRVAGLKGAEIVLNPVVSFKKSELPAQEFRYCLYFTRSFDNAYAIVKAGGAGFTFLGDECVGRSLISTPDGIPAKFRDENAEELITAEVDIRRIREYRKVNYSMQDRNVRAIEDILDGGIEC; from the coding sequence ATGAAGCTCAGACTTTCGGCAGTCCAGTGCAGGGTTGGAACCGAGAAGGCCTTTGAGAGTGCTGTCAGGCTGATCTCTCAGTCAGACTCGGACGTTTACCTCCTTCCCGAGTACTTCTCATACCCCGTTGGAGACATGTCGATTTCAACGTCCAGAAAGACCTTGGAGTGGCTCGAAAGCGTTAGCAGGGAGCTCTCCACGGCGGTTGCCGGAAACGTGATAGTAAAGAGGGAGAACGGGCTGTACAACACCCTACACGTCTACCATGACGGGGAGCTCATAGCCACTCAGGACAAGCTCCACCCGACGAGGAGTGAGAGGGAGCTCGGCATCAAGTGCGGGAGAAAGCTCGAGGTCTTCGAGATCTACGGGGTGAGATTCGCTGGACTGATATGCGCGGACATCCTCTATCCAGAGCTCTGCAGGGTCGCGGGACTTAAGGGCGCAGAGATCGTGCTGAACCCGGTTGTGTCCTTCAAGAAGTCCGAGCTTCCGGCGCAGGAGTTCAGGTACTGCCTCTACTTCACGAGATCGTTCGACAACGCATACGCCATAGTCAAGGCTGGTGGGGCGGGCTTCACATTCCTCGGGGACGAGTGCGTTGGGAGGAGTCTGATCTCGACCCCTGACGGAATCCCAGCCAAGTTCAGGGACGAGAACGCCGAGGAGCTCATCACGGCCGAGGTGGACATAAGGAGGATCAGAGAGTACAGGAAGGTCAACTACTCGATGCAGGACAGGAACGTCAGGGCGATAGAGGACATCCTCGACGGAGGGATCGAGTGCTGA
- a CDS encoding methyltransferase RsmF C-terminal domain-like protein, with the protein MNESEILETLREQFGVESINFRLKVMGKNRIYAYRDCSLDVEEYHSGVYFGRIERDGIRLSIEGCYLLADQLRRNVVEVSYEEMERWLRGEDLEREERGYVVLRWKNYYLGCGKGNGKRIRNFVPKDRRLR; encoded by the coding sequence ATGAATGAGAGCGAGATTCTCGAGACCCTGAGGGAGCAGTTTGGGGTTGAGAGCATCAACTTCAGGCTGAAGGTCATGGGCAAGAACAGGATCTACGCCTACAGGGACTGCTCGCTCGACGTTGAGGAGTACCACTCCGGAGTGTACTTCGGCAGGATCGAGAGGGACGGGATAAGGCTCTCCATCGAGGGGTGCTACCTGCTTGCAGACCAGCTGAGGAGGAACGTGGTTGAGGTCAGCTATGAGGAGATGGAGAGGTGGCTGAGGGGCGAGGATCTGGAGAGAGAGGAGAGGGGCTACGTGGTGCTGAGGTGGAAGAACTACTACCTCGGCTGCGGAAAGGGGAACGGAAAGAGAATAAGGAACTTTGTGCCGAAGGACAGGAGGCTCAGGTAG
- a CDS encoding NOL1/NOP2/sun family putative RNA methylase, whose translation MDELRDTNRAFFDKYSEIDDSREFLEFMAKPLRQSFRVNTLKAEVGEVVERLSSHFELEQVPWVEEGFFVYGEGITNTPEFSLGLIFMQEASSMIPPLALDVEPGMLVLDMAASPGAKTTQMSAYMENTGCIIANDVKYPRINTLISNLQKFGAVNVRVTMKDGRYFGRFREKFDRILLDAPCSNVGMIRKNYKYLKLWRQRDVEALSRLQKSLIMAAYKALRPGGVLVYSTCTLDPEENEEVVDYLLSNTDARLERIDLPVKSREPVTEFRGKRYDEEVRKCLRIHPQDNDTEGFFVAKVVKPDE comes from the coding sequence ATGGACGAGCTGAGGGATACGAACAGGGCGTTCTTCGACAAGTACTCGGAGATAGACGACTCGAGAGAGTTTCTGGAGTTCATGGCAAAACCTCTGAGGCAGAGCTTCAGGGTCAACACGCTGAAGGCAGAGGTTGGTGAGGTTGTGGAGCGCTTATCCTCTCACTTCGAGCTTGAGCAGGTACCGTGGGTTGAGGAGGGCTTCTTCGTTTATGGTGAGGGCATCACAAACACCCCCGAGTTCTCCCTCGGCCTGATTTTCATGCAGGAGGCGAGCTCGATGATACCTCCACTTGCCCTCGACGTGGAGCCGGGGATGCTCGTCCTCGACATGGCCGCCTCACCCGGAGCCAAAACAACCCAGATGTCTGCCTACATGGAGAATACGGGGTGCATAATAGCGAACGATGTGAAGTACCCGAGGATAAACACACTCATCTCAAACCTTCAGAAGTTTGGGGCTGTGAACGTGAGGGTGACCATGAAGGACGGCAGGTACTTCGGCAGGTTCAGGGAGAAGTTCGACAGGATTCTGCTCGACGCCCCGTGCAGTAACGTGGGCATGATAAGGAAGAACTACAAGTACCTGAAGCTATGGAGGCAGAGGGACGTTGAGGCTCTCTCAAGGCTCCAGAAGAGCCTCATAATGGCTGCCTACAAAGCTCTGAGGCCGGGAGGAGTTCTGGTCTACTCCACATGCACCCTCGATCCCGAGGAGAACGAGGAGGTTGTGGACTACCTGCTGAGCAACACGGATGCGAGACTCGAGAGGATAGATCTTCCCGTGAAATCACGTGAGCCGGTAACCGAGTTCAGGGGGAAGAGGTACGATGAGGAAGTCAGGAAGTGCCTCCGGATTCACCCGCAGGACAACGACACCGAGGGTTTCTTCGTTGCGAAGGTGGTGAAGCCCGATGAATGA
- a CDS encoding multiheme c-type cytochrome — protein sequence MRAAPRRFLMLYLSVILLFLAIRAIVVPLTFGEFTDDYSYRWFRGDAVREAMQLEMKFASKETCMQCHAEKVEFLDRGAHMTLSCETCHGPSMGHVKDPQNVKADIDPTRALCKLCHEYNPTRPEGFPQKFTDEHGYGRACIDCHNPHSPWVFRGGAQNGE from the coding sequence ATGAGAGCCGCACCAAGAAGGTTCCTGATGTTGTATCTGTCCGTGATTCTGCTGTTTCTCGCCATAAGGGCGATAGTCGTCCCGCTAACGTTTGGGGAGTTCACCGACGACTACTCCTACAGGTGGTTCAGGGGCGATGCGGTCAGAGAGGCGATGCAGCTTGAAATGAAGTTCGCGAGCAAGGAGACGTGCATGCAGTGCCATGCTGAGAAGGTCGAGTTCCTCGACAGGGGGGCTCACATGACGCTCAGCTGTGAGACGTGTCACGGCCCGAGCATGGGTCATGTAAAAGACCCGCAGAACGTGAAGGCAGACATAGATCCAACGAGAGCGTTGTGCAAGCTCTGTCACGAGTACAACCCAACGAGGCCCGAGGGCTTCCCGCAGAAGTTCACAGACGAGCACGGGTATGGGAGGGCGTGCATAGACTGCCACAACCCACACTCTCCGTGGGTCTTCAGGGGAGGTGCTCAAAATGGTGAGTAG
- a CDS encoding 4Fe-4S dicluster domain-containing protein, with product MVSRRKLLLAIAGIAGLAGIRNAVRAQEPVEGYDWNAHHYAFVVDTRKCIGCGRCVRACKIENEVPRLPFFFRTWVERWVWLKGEEEPKVDSPNGGFNGFPPVYDERSIAKSYFVPKLCNHCDRPPCVQVCPVGATYKTRDGVVLVDEKYCIGCRYCIQACPYGARYLYPRDGPRESRRNTADKCTWCYHRITRGYKPACVEVCPTQARRFGDLKDPEDEIHRILEENKIQVLKPEMGTKPKVFYIGLDSEVR from the coding sequence ATGGTGAGTAGAAGGAAGCTCCTGCTCGCAATAGCCGGAATCGCCGGACTTGCGGGAATCAGAAACGCTGTGAGAGCTCAGGAGCCTGTCGAGGGCTACGACTGGAATGCTCACCACTACGCCTTCGTTGTTGACACGAGGAAGTGCATAGGATGCGGCAGGTGCGTGAGGGCCTGCAAGATAGAGAACGAGGTTCCGAGGCTCCCGTTCTTCTTCAGAACGTGGGTCGAGAGATGGGTCTGGCTGAAGGGAGAGGAGGAGCCCAAGGTGGACTCACCAAACGGCGGGTTCAACGGCTTTCCACCGGTTTACGATGAGAGGAGCATAGCCAAGTCGTACTTCGTTCCAAAGCTCTGCAACCACTGTGACAGGCCGCCCTGCGTTCAGGTGTGTCCCGTTGGAGCGACATACAAGACGAGGGACGGGGTCGTGCTGGTGGACGAGAAGTACTGCATAGGGTGCAGGTACTGCATTCAGGCCTGTCCGTACGGCGCGAGGTACCTCTACCCGAGGGACGGGCCGAGGGAGAGCAGGAGGAACACGGCAGACAAGTGCACGTGGTGCTACCACAGAATAACGAGGGGATACAAGCCTGCGTGCGTTGAGGTCTGCCCCACGCAGGCAAGAAGGTTCGGAGACCTCAAGGATCCGGAGGACGAGATCCACAGGATCCTCGAGGAGAACAAGATTCAGGTTCTGAAGCCTGAGATGGGCACGAAGCCCAAGGTCTTCTACATAGGCCTTGACTCGGAGGTGAGGTGA
- the nrfD gene encoding NrfD/PsrC family molybdoenzyme membrane anchor subunit → MSEILWEALQHVQGYIYPNEVEVNWSVLIALYPYITGLVAGAFIVASLERIFKVEAVKPTYRLALLTALAFLLCAPLPLVAHLGHPERALEIMMTPHLTSAMAGFGFVYAWYLMAVLLIELYFDYRRDIVMWAQEKTGLKGMIYRILTLGDYNISEKAVRSDNKIVNIVTVIGLPSAAFLHGYVGFIFGSVKANPWWNSPLMPIIFLFSAMVSGIALVLLIYIVSSYIRGVELDRACTDTLANYLLYSYLLDLSLEFMELAHLFYTQEEGIDAIRYLISEKIFWTFVVIQIFLGTLVPIFLLLFARTGLVRFSIRKYIYIFATVLTLIGVFAMRWNVVIGGQILSKTYMGYTTYIMPLFGPESVLLAVGIWILPFIILAVLIKLLPPWEHPHEWERAELE, encoded by the coding sequence ATGAGCGAGATTCTGTGGGAGGCTCTGCAGCACGTTCAGGGCTACATCTACCCCAACGAGGTTGAAGTGAACTGGAGCGTTCTGATCGCCCTGTACCCATACATCACAGGCCTTGTGGCCGGAGCGTTCATAGTCGCCTCGCTTGAGAGAATATTCAAGGTCGAGGCCGTGAAGCCAACTTACAGGCTTGCCCTGCTCACAGCCCTCGCGTTCCTGCTGTGTGCTCCACTACCACTCGTCGCCCACCTCGGGCATCCCGAGAGGGCTCTGGAGATAATGATGACGCCTCACCTCACCTCGGCCATGGCAGGCTTTGGGTTCGTCTACGCATGGTACCTGATGGCCGTGCTGCTGATAGAGCTGTACTTCGACTACAGAAGAGACATAGTCATGTGGGCTCAGGAGAAGACGGGACTGAAGGGAATGATCTACAGAATCCTCACCCTCGGCGACTATAACATAAGCGAGAAAGCTGTCAGGTCTGACAACAAGATCGTGAACATCGTCACGGTCATAGGCCTCCCATCAGCCGCATTCCTGCACGGATATGTTGGATTCATATTCGGCAGCGTGAAGGCGAACCCGTGGTGGAACTCACCGCTGATGCCCATAATCTTCCTGTTCTCGGCGATGGTCTCGGGAATAGCGCTCGTCCTGCTGATATACATAGTCAGCAGCTACATAAGAGGGGTTGAGCTTGACAGAGCATGCACGGACACGCTCGCCAACTACCTGCTCTACTCCTACCTGCTCGACCTGAGCCTTGAGTTCATGGAGCTCGCACACCTGTTCTACACGCAGGAAGAAGGGATAGACGCGATAAGGTACCTGATCTCGGAGAAGATATTCTGGACGTTCGTGGTCATACAGATATTCCTGGGAACGCTCGTGCCAATATTCCTGCTGCTGTTCGCGAGAACCGGGCTTGTGAGGTTCAGCATCAGGAAGTACATCTACATATTCGCCACAGTGCTCACGCTGATAGGCGTGTTTGCGATGAGGTGGAACGTGGTCATAGGCGGGCAGATCCTGTCCAAGACCTACATGGGATACACCACGTACATAATGCCGCTCTTTGGCCCAGAGAGCGTGCTGCTTGCAGTTGGAATCTGGATACTGCCGTTCATCATACTTGCGGTGCTCATAAAGCTGCTACCACCATGGGAGCACCCGCACGAGTGGGAGAGGGCAGAGCTCGAGTAA
- a CDS encoding cytochrome c3 family protein has translation MNFKSLPLIALLIISGILIAVEGYNTYKFVEDDPRFCKTCHLMEEAWYKWNESPHREITCHECHKANMEDNMRLLVTYFTLRPEEVSDDVHVVIPNERCEHCHFTKSEKWPYVAETAGHKFHLENAHANCIDCHGGRVHRFVPDRNECLNCHSDKVIKVKQMNFHCTNCHNFLADVKVNGEDILPKPQDCRKCHSDRNIILSMPEGAHANSNCDMCHQPHITEEPFSCQTCHSLPDKPIHQNHADKDCKSCHVPHQQIDIRPTCESCHTDRVDHYPTLSCTVCHK, from the coding sequence ATGAATTTCAAGTCACTACCGCTGATAGCACTGCTCATAATCTCCGGAATTCTCATCGCAGTTGAGGGCTACAACACCTACAAGTTCGTAGAGGACGATCCCCGCTTCTGCAAAACCTGTCACCTTATGGAGGAAGCATGGTACAAGTGGAACGAGAGCCCTCACAGGGAGATAACCTGCCACGAGTGCCACAAGGCAAACATGGAGGACAACATGAGGCTGCTGGTGACGTACTTCACCCTGAGGCCGGAGGAAGTCTCGGATGACGTCCACGTGGTCATACCCAACGAGAGGTGCGAGCACTGCCACTTCACAAAGAGCGAGAAGTGGCCATACGTTGCCGAGACCGCTGGGCATAAATTCCACCTCGAGAACGCCCACGCGAACTGCATAGACTGCCACGGAGGGAGGGTTCACAGGTTCGTTCCCGACAGGAATGAATGTCTGAACTGCCACAGCGACAAGGTGATCAAGGTCAAGCAGATGAACTTCCACTGCACGAACTGCCACAACTTCCTCGCAGACGTCAAGGTGAACGGAGAGGACATCCTGCCGAAGCCGCAGGACTGCAGGAAGTGCCACAGCGACAGGAACATAATCCTCTCAATGCCCGAAGGAGCCCACGCGAACAGCAACTGCGACATGTGCCACCAGCCGCACATAACGGAGGAGCCGTTCTCCTGCCAGACGTGCCACAGCCTGCCGGACAAGCCGATCCACCAGAATCATGCTGACAAGGACTGCAAGTCGTGCCACGTGCCGCACCAGCAGATAGACATCAGGCCAACGTGCGAGAGCTGCCACACCGACAGGGTTGACCACTATCCGACGCTCAGCTGTACGGTCTGCCACAAGTGA
- a CDS encoding metallophosphoesterase family protein, translated as MLELIEQALEVRYPKVLELSPDRFSVVGDIHADLTALNLILRRAVRPVIFLGDYADRGDRPADVYRTILEGYISGEFILLRGNHETQDVHPHDLPYRLEEGGHDGEVYLALRRLWDSLPVCAVVNELFLVHGGVYTKACRILDEGVSLSDLRREAAMVEMLWNDPWEKDGCDHNYERGLGFFFGRLATRRFLDDIGVRTVIRSHEPYKVLKAEQDGMVVTVGSTGVYGTRIAFLNITGKVKNGYEVVGKYGHVL; from the coding sequence ATGCTCGAGCTAATCGAGCAGGCTCTGGAGGTCAGGTATCCTAAGGTTCTCGAGCTGTCCCCTGACAGGTTCAGCGTGGTCGGCGACATTCACGCGGATCTCACAGCCTTAAATCTGATCCTGAGGAGGGCCGTCAGGCCGGTGATATTTCTCGGTGACTATGCGGATCGCGGCGACAGACCGGCAGACGTTTACAGGACGATCCTTGAGGGTTACATCTCCGGCGAGTTCATACTCCTCAGGGGGAACCACGAGACTCAGGACGTGCACCCCCACGACCTCCCCTACAGGCTCGAGGAGGGCGGACATGACGGTGAGGTATACCTCGCTCTGAGAAGGCTCTGGGACTCGCTGCCAGTGTGTGCGGTGGTCAACGAGCTCTTCCTCGTTCACGGCGGGGTTTACACTAAGGCCTGCAGAATTCTGGACGAGGGTGTGTCGCTGTCCGATTTGAGAAGAGAGGCGGCCATGGTGGAGATGCTGTGGAACGACCCGTGGGAAAAGGATGGATGCGATCACAACTACGAGAGGGGGCTCGGTTTCTTCTTCGGCAGGCTGGCAACACGCAGGTTCCTCGACGACATTGGCGTGAGGACTGTCATCAGAAGCCACGAGCCTTACAAGGTCCTGAAGGCAGAGCAGGACGGGATGGTCGTTACGGTCGGATCCACGGGAGTTTACGGGACGAGAATAGCGTTTCTGAACATAACGGGAAAGGTGAAAAACGGTTACGAGGTTGTGGGTAAATACGGGCACGTTCTTTAG